One stretch of Punica granatum isolate Tunisia-2019 chromosome 5, ASM765513v2, whole genome shotgun sequence DNA includes these proteins:
- the LOC116207343 gene encoding protein FANTASTIC FOUR 3-like, protein MATVVCQGLHSSLVDLPQKADPPLPLPPSMTLRLKLAPAKPADLGGWSFLQYSLDSGTDNSPRQDQSAAKAAVSEKDGYAPPPAREPLVKLSDRSLQLCTENLGSETGTDVSEEDNIFSNVRNSEIPIKSPTAMTRQPSGGRKVNPPREIPPPLTTMRGAETLQVQAHREEGRLIINAVKSPPRRPRFVAERTDGRLRLSLLRAEIPDTDKDSPHLCHQEVINEFQESESSVGDDQNHPPSIDTELSNGPVERVCMSNETGEVIELSSINMESFSFEKEDPREDEEIITTGKFVQRSIIRIRCNEGEHDHCRHHHQSMILLNWEPLWVATS, encoded by the coding sequence ATGGCGACGGTCGTGTGCCAAGGTCTACACTCATCATTGGTCGACCTTCCACAGAAGGCAGATCCGCCCTTACCGCTGCCTCCATCAATGACACTACGGCTCAAGCTGGCCCCGGCAAAGCCGGCCGACCTCGGTGGCTGGAGCTTCCTCCAGTACTCCCTCGACTCCGGCACCGACAATTCTCCACGACAGGATCAATCGGCCGCAAAGGCAGCTGTCAGTGAAAAAGACGGTTATGCCCCTCCCCCGGCGAGGGAGCCGTTGGTGAAGCTCAGCGACAGGAGCTTGCAGCTGTGCACTGAGAATCTCGGCAGCGAGACCGGTACTGACGTCAGCGAAGAGGACAACATATTCTCCAACGTTAGGAATTCCGAAATCCCCATAAAGTCCCCGACAGCGATGACACGCCAACCCTCCGGGGGCAGGAAGGTAAATCCACCCCGTGAGATCCCGCCACCTTTGACCACGATGAGGGGAGCAGAGACCCTCCAAGTCCAGGCCCACCGGGAGGAAGGCCGTCTCATCATCAACGCCGTCAAGTCGCCGCCCAGACGCCCGCGTTTCGTGGCCGAGCGCACTGATGGCCGGCTCCGGCTCAGCCTCCTCAGGGCCGAAATTCCGGATACCGATAAGGATAGTCCCCACTTGTGCCACCAAGAAGTGATCAACGAATTTCAAGAGAGTGAGTCGTCGGTGGGTGATGATCAAAATCATCCGCCAAGTATAGACACCGAACTGTCCAATGGACCGGTTGAGAGAGTATGTATGAGCAACGAAACTGGGGAGGTGATCGAACTATCATCCATAAACATGGAATCTTTCTCGTTCGAAAAGGAGGATCCTCGAGAAGACGAAGAGATAATTACGACTGGGAAGTTTGTTCAGAGGTCGATTATTAGGATAAGGTGCAATGAGGGGGAGCACGACCACTGCCGTCATCACCATCAGAGCATGATATTGTTGAATTGGGAGCCTCTATGGGTGGCTACCTCTTGA